CAAAAGCATCACTAGGCATCATAATGGGCAACACATTTCGGAGGTCATCAGGCAGGAGTTGGAGGCTTAGGCAACGGAGCATGGAGCTGTGGCCAAAATGGCTTGAGCAATTATCTATTCCAAATATTCCATTAAAAATAGAGACACCATTGATTCAAATAGCTAGTAATGCGAAAGAAATGAAAAGGATGTATTCACTAATAAATGAAAGAAAAGAATTAGGGTTAGAAGCCTTAAAAAATAATCAAACTAATCAAAAAAGTCGCAACTGGCCTGAGAGTATATATGGTGGATTAATTTCTAACCAAGATGGTCGTATAAATCCAACTACTCTAATGAAATGTTTGATAGTTATGTTAAAAAAGTTAAACGTAGAGAAAATAAATAAAAAAGTAGGTTCTCTAAACTATTCATTACAAAATAATCAAAAAAAATGGATACTAAAATTAGATGATAACAACAAAGTTACTAAAGATTTTGTGATCCTATGTTCAGGTTTACATAGTGAGTTCTTATTAGAATCAATCAATAAGAAGCTCCCGATGGAAAGTGTTCTTGGACAAGCAATCAAATTAGTTTTAAAAGAAGATTATAAAAATTGGGACGATTGGCCAGCGGTACTATCTTGTCATGGATTTAACTTAATACCTCAAAATAAAAATGAAATTATTTTAGGTGCAACATTGGAGCCAGGCAGAAAACCTAATGAAATGGATTTAAAAAAAATGAAAACTTTAAATGGTTTTTCACCTCAATGGCTAGATAGCGCATCTGTAGAAGATTATTGGTATGGAATAAGAATCAAACCTGCTAACCAGGCTGCACCATTATTAGAAGAAGTACAACCAGGGTTAATTCTCAACACCGCGCATTATCGAAATGGATTTCTTTTAGCTCCAGCTTGCGCTGAATGGGTAGGAAATCGAATTTAATAATAGTTATTTAGATTCAGTAAACTCTGCGTCTATCACATCATCATTACCTTCGGTTGAAGTATTAGCAGCGTCAGGAGTTGTTCCTCCTGCTGCTTGAGCAGCAGCATTAGCCTGTTGATACACAGATGCGCCTAAAGAATACAACTCCTTCTGCAGATCTTCTACAAGATTTTTCATTGCCTCGTAATCTTCTTTTTCAGTTGCCTCTTTTAACTTAATACGCATATCTTCAACTTTAGTTTTTGCATCACTATCTACTTTGTCTCCTAATTCTGCAAGCTGTTTCTCAGTTTGATATACAAGAGTTTCTGCTTGATTTTTAATATCAATCCTGTCTCGTTTTTCCTTATCAGCAGAAGCATTGCTTTCTGCATCCTTAACCATTTTTTCAACTTCATTATCAGAAAGCGTAGATGCACCAGTGATGGAAATACTTTGCTCTTTACCACTACCTTTATCTTTTGCAGTAACACTCAATATTCCATTAGCATCAATATCAAAAGTGACCTCAATCTGAGGAACACCTCTAGGAGATGGAGGTATACCATCTAATCTAAAAGTTCCAAGACTTTTATTGTCTGAAGCCATTTCCCGTTCACCTTGTAAAACATGAATCTCGACATTTGTCTGACCATCTACTGCAGTCGAGTAAGTCTCAGTCTTTTTAGTAGGGACAGTTGTATTTCTTGTAATCATTTTTGTCATTACACCACCTAAAGTTTCAACTCCTAGTGAAAGTGGAGTGACATCAAGAAGAAGAATATCTTTAACTTCTCCTGCTAATACACCACCTTGAATCGCTGCACCAACAGCCACAACCTCATCAGGGTTAACTGTCTGGTTAGGATCCTTCCCTGTAACTCGTTTCACTAATTCTTTTACAGCTGGCATTCTTGTAGAGCCACCAACCATCACAATTTCATCAATTTCACCAGTAGATAATTTGGCATCTTTCAAAGCTTGTTCTACTGGAACCCTGCAGCGATCAATTAACTTAGATGCTAATTCTTCAAATTTGGCCCTTGTAAGAGTTAAATCTAAATGTTTTGGTCCCTCTGGAGTTGCTGTTATAAAGGGTAAATTAATCTCACTTTGTGTGGCATTAGATAATTCAATCTTTGCCTTTTCTGCAGCTTCTGTAAGACGTTGGAGGGCTTGTTTATCCTGGCGTAGTTCAATGCCTTCATTAGCTTTAAAAGTAGCAGCTAAATGATCAACTATTACTTTGTCAAAATCATCTCCTCCAAGATGTGTGTCACCAGAAGTTGATAAAACCTCAAAGACTCCGTCTCCAACCTCTAAAACAGAAACATCAAAAGTACCACCACCTAAGTCAAAAACTAATATTCGCTCATTACTTTTTTTATCTAAGCCATAAGCCAAAGCTGCAGCAGTTGGTTCATTGATAATTCTAAGAACTTCTAAACCGGCTATCTTCCCAGCATCTTTTGTGGCCTGTCTTTGTGAATCATTAAAATAAGCAGGAACAGTTATAACTGCTTGAGTAATATTCTCACCCAAATATTTACCGGCATCTTCTGAAAGCTTGCGCAAAACTTGAGCTGCAACCTCTTCTGGAGAGAATTGCTTATCTAAAACAGGACATTTTAGTTTTACACTAGATCCTGATTTCTCAACTCCATAACTAACTTCTTTGGACTCCTCATTGACTTCATCTACACGTCTTCCTACAAAACGTTTTGCAGAATAAAAAGTATTTTCTGGATTCATTACTGCTTGACGCTTAGCAATCTGACCAACAAGCTGATCTTGATTTTTTGTATAAGCAACGACTGAAGGAGTTGTACGAAAACCCTCTGCATTTGCAATCACTGTAGGCTTTCCTCCTTCCATCACTGCCACACAGCTATTAGTTGTACCAAGATCAATCCCTACAACCTTCCCCATGGATTACTGCTCCTTAGAATTAATGTCTTTATTAATAGGTTCATCCTCGGCAGTGAGTGCACTTAGAGGCGAGGTGTGGTTCCCGAACAGCAATCTAAGTACTATATAAAAATGATTGAGATCGCAAAAGAATCAATTAATGGAAAAACAGGTCTAATAGGGCTTCTTGGGTCGCCGGTAAATCACTCTTTATCGCCTGTAATTCATAACGCAGCGTTAACAGCTCTTAACCTGAACTGGAGATACTTAGCTTTTCCCTGCAATGCAGATGATCTGGAATTAGCACTTAAAGGACTACGAAGAATTAACTGCAAAGGATTAAATATCACAATTCCTCATAAAAATAATGCTCTAAAACTTTGCGATAAAATAGATCAACTTGCTCAAGAAATTGGCGCAGTTAATACATTAATTCCAGGAATAAATAATAGTTGGGATGGCACAAATACTGATGTAAAAGGATTTTTAGCACCATTAAAAGAATATCAAAAATTAACAGGTAAAGCAGCTGTTATCATTGGTTCTGGAGGAAGTGCTAAAGCAGTAGTTCATGCTTTAAATTTATTAAATATATCAGAAATAACTATTATAACTCGTAAAAAAAATTCCTTAGAAGAGTTTTTAAAAAATATAAATAATGTGAATAATCTATCATGTAATTTTCATGGTTTAATAGCAGATAATTCTTCTATAAGAGACCACATTAATCATGCTGATTTAATAGTAAATACTACACCAGTGGGAATGAATGGTAGATCTGATAGTAATAATAATACAATTCCACTGGGTACAAAAAACTGGGAAAGTTTGACTCCCAACACCATTCTATATGACTTGATCTATACTCCAAAACCAACCGAATGGTTACAATTAGGAGTAAAATATAAATGCCATATCATTGACGGACTTGAAATGCTCATTCAACAAGGGGCTGCATCACTCAGCTTGTGGAGTGGAATCAAAGAAATACCTATAAAGATAATGAGAAAAGCAGCCGAAAACAGCCTTAATAGCAAGCAAGTTAAATGATAATTCCATTATGGCAAAGAATGATTAGCGTATTTCTTTATATGCTCCCATGGGCAGATGCAATTAAATATGGAAACGATATCTTTACTAATTTTCCAATCTCACAATTACTTATTTACCCTGCTTTACCAGTATTAATAATCGAGCAAGCTTTACCTATAGGTAACTTATTAATATTTTTACTTTTATTTTTAGGAGTAGCAAGAAACGAAAAGATTTCTTATTTCCTAAGATTAAACTGCATGCAATCAATTCTAATGACTTTGATTTTAATCATCTTCAATTATCTAATGATTTTATTTGTTCAACTAACTAACAGCACTTATTTGTTGGAAATTCTAAAAGAGCTAGTTTTTATTGGGACTTTAACAACAGTCATTTTTACAAGTACCCAATGCCTACGAGGACTAGAGGCAAATCTACCTGGAATCAGTGATGCAGCAAAAATGCAAATTTGAAGAAAAAACCATCAAGGTATAAAATGAGGAGTCCGTCGCTCAATCAGCTGAGCCTACAGTCCCAGTCGGATCAATTATCATGACAAACCCAACTTATTACGAAACTATGTACATCCTTCGTCCGGACATTCCGGAGGATGAAGTAGATGGCCATTTAAAAAAATATAGTGAACTACTTGAAAAAGCAAATGTGAAAATTATTGATAATCAAATGAGAGGTAAACGAAGACTTGCATATACAATTGGTAAGAATAGAGAAGGGATTTACGTCCAGCTTAGCCACATAGGAGATGGGAAACACGTAGAAATTCTTGAAAAAGCAATGAGGCTAAGTGAAGATGTTATTAGATACTTAACTGTTAAACAATATGGTCCAATTCCAACAAAAAGAAGTACAAAAACTGCGGAAAAAGAAGATGATAAATCAAATGAAAATGAAGATGCTAAAGATAAAGTAATAAAGAAAGATGAGAATAAGGAAGAAAAGAAAGTCGAGAGTAAGGAAGAAAAGAAAGTCGAGAGTAAGGAAGAAAAGAAAGAGGAAAGCAATGCTAATCCTACTGATTCAAATGAAAGTAAAACTTCAGAATAAATCAATTCCTTTTACTTTGTTCTTCTCACTGATGCCCACAATCGATTCGCAAGGCCCCAAACATAAATAAACCCCTCAGCTGAAGTATGGTCAAATTGATCTTGAGAACCATAAGTAGAAATATCAGATAAATATAAACTATTAGAGGAAGATTTACGTCCTATAATAGTTGCATTTCCTTTATACAATTTCACTTTAACAGTGCCATTTACATCAATCTGAGTAGCGTTTATAAAAGCATCTAAAGCACTCTTAAGAGGACTAAACCAGAAGCCTTGATAAACCAAATCAGCCCATTGCCTTTCCAATTGAACCTTAGTACGTAAAACATCAGCTGATAATGTAATACTCTCAATTTCTTGATGACATTTAATTAATAAAGACAATCCTGGGGTTTCATAAATTTCTCTACTTTTTATTCCAACAACTCGATTCTCAATCATATCTATACGACCAAATCCATGTAATCCTGCTAAAGAATTTGCCTTACGAATTATGCTCACAGGGTCTAAATCAACTCCATTAATTGAAACTGGACAGCCTGACTGAAAGGAAATTTCTATAATTTCAGGTGTATCTGGAGCGTTCTCAATCGATGAAGTTATTTGAAAAACATCTTCATTAGGAGCTAAAAATGGATCCTCTAAAGAACCAGCTTCTATACTTCTGCCTAAAAGATTTAAATCAATAGAATATGGAGATTTTTTGCTGACTGGTGCCGGAATTCCAAAGTTCTCTCCATAAGTAATTAACTCCTCTCGACTCATCGACCAATTCCTAGCAGGAGTTAATATTTTTAATTCAGGGGAAAGTGATGCAATAGCTAAATCAAAACGAACTTGATCATTACCTTTTGCTGTACAACCATGAGCAACAGCACCTGCATTCTTTTTTAGCGCTATATCAACTAACCTACTGGCAATAAGAGGTCGCGCCAAAGCAGTAGACAATGGATACTGTCCTTCATATAGAGCATTTGCTTTAATGGCTGGAAATGCAAAATCTTTAATAAAAGGCTCTATTAAATCTTCTATTAAAGATTCACTTGCCCCTGCTAATAAAGCTTTTTCACGAATAGGCCCTAATTCTTCACCTTGTCCTAGATCTGCAGCAAATGCTATCACTTCATCAACTTGATATTCATTTTTTAAATAAGGTATACAGGCACTAGTGTCTACTCCACCAGAATATGCAAGTACAACTTTACGAAAATTACCCATTAAATAAAACTCCTTTGAACTAAACCTGGGTTTGGCGAGCAGTAAATGCTAAATAAAAAACCAAAATGATAGATGGTCCGAAAAGCATCCCCAAAACTATAAACGGTCTAATAAGAAAAGGTTGAGGGTGTTGAATACCCCAAAAACGAAGAAACAAGCTAGCCACTAAAGAAAGAAGCGAAGAAGCAGCAAATAAAGAAAACTTATTTCCCAAAACAACAAAACAAGCTCATAATGCATTATCTTATTAAATTGGAGAAAAAAAAATTAATGAGCTCTCTCGATACAATCAACCCTGCTCTTACACGTTATAGCAGAGACGAAGCAGCACCTGTATTGCCACTCCGTGAAGAACCAGACCTGTTAAGTTGGCTTGAAAGCAGTGGCAGACTCATTGCAGATGAATCATCCGCACTCCAAGAAGTAAGTACTGTAGAAGAAGAAGAACTATCAGCCCTTATGGGAGAAAAAGAAGATTATAAAGCCGAAGAAGAAGAAGTTTCTGAAGATGATTGGGAAGATTAATTAATATTTAAGCAAGAATTATTAAACCTATATCAGAACCAGTTCCTTACATTGAAATTCAAGAAATACATTATTAAAATACCAAAACTGAACTTTATCGATAATAATATTTATGGGAGTTATTTTTTAATTGGAATAATATTTTTAACCAGTCTATCTATTGACATACTAATAAAGGAATCATTACTTTTTATCCCATTATTATCCAGCGTAATTATCTCATCAGGAGTAACACAATGGGCAATACCAAAACTTAAAAAAAATAAATTATGTCAAATAATCAGAGAAGAGGGGCCAAAAAAACATTGGCAAAAAAGTGGAACACCAAGTATTGGAGGACTTATAATAATTCCAATTGGATTAATAATTAGCAATTTAGCTACATTGAATAGTATATACAAAAAAGAATTATTAACGCTAACTATTTTGATATTATCATTTATGTTTATAGGCTTTTTAGATGATTTGCAAAGCATTTCCTTAAAGAGAAATAAAGGTTTAAGCCCTATGGAAAAAATCTATCTTCAAAGTATTGCAAGTATAATCTTCTTAATTTTTATACATTCACAAAAATTTGTTAATTCAAGCATATCTATGCTTGGTGACTATTCTATTAATTTTGGAATTATTTTTTGGCCGTTAGCCTTATTAACAATCCTTGCAGAAAGTAATTCTTCAAACTTAGCAGATGGCCTGGACGGTTTAGCTAGTGGATGTGGAGCAATATTACTAACTGGGCTAGCAATTGAATTAACTATGAGAGGAAATATTGAAAACTATGATCTAGCCATATTTTGCATCTCTATGGCAGGAGCATGGCTAGGTTTTTTAATTCACAATAAAAAACCAGCGAAAATCTTTATGGGTGATACAGGCTCACTAGCCATGGGGGCTACATTTGCTGGTGTTGCATTACTGTCAAATAGTCTTTGGACATTATTTGTCATGGGAGGAGTATTCTTAGCAGAGTCTCTATCAGTCATCTTTCAGGTAAGTATTTTCAAAGTAACAAAAAAAATCAACGGAAAAGGTTACAGAATTCTTCGTATGTCACCTCTTCATCATCATTTTGAACAAATAGGTATTAAAGAAATTGTAATCGTTCAAAGCTTTTGGTTATTTAGTATTTGCTTTATATTTATTGGAATCATGCTACGTTCAAATATTTAAAAAGTCATGAGCTACTTCACTTGGAAAGAAACTGGCCTCACACAAGACTGTGACTCTTTAGAAGCTATGGCATATAGATTTGAAGAATCAGCAAAATTAATGAGAAAGATGTCAAACAAAGGTTTTACTCTTCAAAGAAAAAATAATAAACAATTAATTACTCACAAAAATCCTAATATTTTTAATGAATGGGGATTTATTAATGAAGAGCCACCATTTCGTCAACTTGCTTTCATGCCTGACAATGGTATTACTTTTGCTAATGATTGATAAGTACTGTTTTTGAATTGATTGCTCATTAAAGAAAGATATTTATTTACATGAGAATTCCAGCTAAAAGAGCTGTTTATTCCAGCCAAACCATTATCACTCCATTGCTTCCACATGAATTCGTTAGAACCTACTTCTTCCAAAGTCTTTTGTAATAGATCTAAGTCTGTAGAATCAACCAACACACCATTAGAACAATGAGATAAAATCTCACTGGGTCCACCATCATCTGTTGCAATCACAGGTAAGCCACATGCTGCAGCTTCTAACAAAGTTAAGCCAAATGGCTCAGTCAAAGCAGGGTTAACAAAAAACCCTTTCTTTTTAGCTGCCCATTGATAAATGGAAGCAATTTGGTCACGACGATGATATTTAGGATAAGCAACTTTTCCATATAATTCATACTTATCTACTAATTCAAAAATCTGCTGAAAAACCTCTTTCTGAGATTTATCTAAAGATCGCATGTCAGTTCGAGTTCCAAGTATCAAAACGAGATTATGTCTTTTCCTTAAAATGCTAGAACGACCAAAGGCTTCTACTAAAGCAGGTATATTTTTTCTTCGAACAGCTCTAGATATGGTTAATAATGGAGGCAAATTGGGATTGCGCAAAAAGTTAGAAAATAAATTATCAATTTCAGAAAAATTCTTAGATTCTGATGGTTGATAAAAACGTTTTAAATCTACCCCTGGAGGAATAACCTTGGCTTGTCGAGAAACAAAATTCCTATAACGCCCATATTGATAAGTAGCTTCTTGGGAAGTACTAGTTACAACCAAATTAGCTTTATTTAAAGCTAATTCTTCTGCCTCAATACGCCTACTAATTGAATAATTATTTTCAATTTGCATATGATCCATTCCTGATTCAAGCAAACGACGCTTTTTTTCTCTTCCTAATGAATGGCCTGTAAATACAAATGGAATACCTAAACGAGTACTAACCAAAGCGCCAACATAACCTGCATCAGCATAATGAGCATGTATCCAATCTGGCTTAGATTTACTCTGATTCAATTGATCTACCAATTCATCCACTAATTGATCTAAGTATGGCCATAACAACTCCTTACGAAGGTATCTCTTAGGACCAAAAGGAATCCTAAGAATATTTGCACCAGGAACAATTCGCTCACGTTTCTGAGAGTAATCCAAAGATATTCTTCTATCAAATATCTGACGAGTGACTAGATCTACTTGTTGAACTTCCTTGGACGCAGCTAATTGCTTTATAAGTTCTAAAACATATAAAGTTTGACCACCAGTATCAGCATCTCTTCCTAATTCAAGATTATTTGAACGGATTAAACCATGCAAATGAAGATGGAGAAGCTTTAAACTCATTTACTCCTCCTTTGTTTGAATAAGTGGATACTTAGTATATTTTTGGATAAAAAAACCTAAAGAAAGAATAATGATTTAAGCATAGAAAATGAAATTATTGATGAAATAGATTGCAATGACTGTAATCTATATCAATATAAATTAAAAAAAAGACCTCAAACTATCAAGAAGTACTAAGAAAAAATTTTAAATATAGATTAATTTTTAACTTTTCTCTTTACGTGATGTTTATCTAAAACTTTTTTCAAATAACGTCCTGTATAACTAGCTGAATGCATTGCAACATCCTCAGGAGTACCACAAACTAAAACTTCTCCACCACGATCACCACCATCAGGGCCTAAATCAATAATCCAATCAGAGCATCGAATCACATCTAAATTATGTTCAATAACAATAATGGAATTTCCTTTATCAACCAATCGTTGAAGAACATCCATCAATTTATGTACATCAGAAAAGCTTAAGCCTGTAGTAGGTTCATCAATTAAATATAAAGTTTTACCGGTAGCTCGACGAGAAAGTTCTGTAGCAAGTTTGACCCTTTGAGCCTCGCCTCCTGAAAGTGTTGGTGCAGGCTGGCCTAATTTAATATATCCAAGACCAACATCTACTAAGGTTCGTAACCTATCAGCAGCTTGAGGTATTGCAGAGAAAACTTCTACTGATTGCTCTACAGTCATTTCTAGAACATCAGCAATTGTATAACCTTTGTATTTAACTTGTAGAGTTTCTCGATTAAATCTTGCACCTTTACAAACATCACATTGAACATATACATCGGGTAAAAAATTCATCTCAATAACATTTACACCTTGGCCTTTACAGGCCTCACATCGACCACCTTTTACATTAAAACTAAACTGACCTACTTGATAGCCTCTTGCCTTAGCCTCAATAGAAGCAGCAAATATTTGTCTTATTGGGTCAAAAGCACCGGTATAGGTTGCAGGGTTAGAGCGAGGAGTTCTCCCTATAGGTGATTGATCAATAACAATTACTTTGTCAATAGATTTAATCCCTCTCAATTCCTCTAAACCCTTAGGAAAAGGAACTTTTAATCCAAGTTGATTATTAATAGCAGGGTGTAATAATTCATTCACTAAAGTGCTTTTACCACTGCCACTAACACCAGTAACAGAAACTAATCGGCCTAATGGAAACTCAACAGAAAGATTCTTTAAATTATTACGCTTACAACCAATCAAACGCAAGTTACGGCTAACACCTTTTCTTCTTTCAATAGGAGTAGGTATAGAAGATCTACCGCTTAAATATTGCCCTGTAAGTGACTCTTTGCTAGATAATAATTCATCTATAGATCCTTCCGCGATAATCTTTCCACCATGAATACCAGCACCTGGTCCAATATCTACTAAATAATCTGCAGCACGTATTGTATCTTCGTCATGTTCTACAACTATTAAAGTATTTCCAAGATCTCTAAGTCTTTGTAAGGTAGCAAGTAAAAGATCATTATCTCTCTGATGCAAACCTATACTAGGTTCATCTAAAACATAAAGTACACCTGTTAAACCAGCACCAATTTGTGTTGCCAACCTTATACGCTGAGCCTCACCTCCAGATAAAGTCATAGCTGGTCTATCTAAGCTTAAATAATCAAGACCAACATCTAGAAGAAACTTTAAACGTAAACGAATCTCTTTTAAGACCAATTCTCCTATTTGTATTTGTCTAGAAGAAAGTAAAGGTTTAGAGTTCTTTGATTTCCCTGTTCCCATCAATTCTTCGATGCATGAAAGTGTTTCTTTGACACTAATCTCAGTTAAATCAGATATAGAGTAAGGTCCTACTTTGACTGCTAAAGCTTCTGGTCTTAATCTTTTTCCAGAACAAGTAGAGCATGGTACTAATTCCAAATATTTTTCAAGTTTTTGACGAACAGACTCTCCATTTGCATCACGTAACTGTCTTTCTAAAATAGGTAATATACCTTCAAATTTTCTCTTATAACCATCTTGAGTCTTGTAACGACTATCAGATTGAATTAGAATTGCCTTTTCACTTCCATTAAGTAATATATTTTGCTGTTCTTCCGTTAATTCTTTCCAAGGTGTTTTGATTTCAAAGCCATATTCTTCACCTACAGAAAATAATAAGGAAAAATAATATGAATTTTCTTTTTCACTCCAAGGAGCAACTGCTGCATACACAGGTAAAGATGGATCTGGAATTACTGTTACAGCAGTAAATTTCTTTAAATGGCCTAAGCCATGGCAATCAGGACAAGCTCCATAGGGACTATTGAATGAAAACAATCTTGGCGATAATTCTTCAATAACAGCACCATGAACTGGACAAGCAAAATTCTCAGAAAACAACCTTTCACGTTCAATTCCATCAGGTAAATCTTCATCTTTTTTGGGTACAACTTCAACAATTGCCAATCCATCTCCACGTTTTAAAGCAGTTTGCAAAGAATCAGTGAGACGTTCTTGAATACCATCTCTTGCAATTAATCGATCTACGACAACATCAATCGTATGTGTATGGTTTTTATCAAGTTCAATATTGTCAGATAACTCTCTGACTTCCTTATTAATTCTTACTCGTGCAAATCCTTCAGCAGCTAAGCCTGATAACAATTTAGCGTGTGTTCCTTTTTTACCACGAACCACGGATGCAAGTAATTGATATCTTGTGCCTTCAGGAAGAGTCACAATCTGATCAACCATTTCATCTATTGTCTGAGGCCTTATTCGACGATTACATTCAGGGCAATGTGGTTCTCCTGCTCGTCCATATAAAAGTCGTAAATAATCTTTAATCTCAGTAACTGTTCCTACAGTAGACCGAGGGTTATGACTAGTAGATTTTTGGTCAATAGAAATTGCTGGAGAAAGCCCCTCTATTGCATCAACATCAGGCTTATCTACTTGACCAAGAAACTGTCTTGCATAAGCTGAAAGACTTTCAACATAACGTCGCTGGCCTTCAGCAAAAATAGTAT
This DNA window, taken from Prochlorococcus sp. MIT 0603, encodes the following:
- a CDS encoding NAD(P)/FAD-dependent oxidoreductase — its product is MNKKEIAIIGGGIIGSTTAFYLAKLGHNITIIDPELDRQEKDLKYRTGTKASLGIIMGNTFRRSSGRSWRLRQRSMELWPKWLEQLSIPNIPLKIETPLIQIASNAKEMKRMYSLINERKELGLEALKNNQTNQKSRNWPESIYGGLISNQDGRINPTTLMKCLIVMLKKLNVEKINKKVGSLNYSLQNNQKKWILKLDDNNKVTKDFVILCSGLHSEFLLESINKKLPMESVLGQAIKLVLKEDYKNWDDWPAVLSCHGFNLIPQNKNEIILGATLEPGRKPNEMDLKKMKTLNGFSPQWLDSASVEDYWYGIRIKPANQAAPLLEEVQPGLILNTAHYRNGFLLAPACAEWVGNRI
- the dnaK gene encoding molecular chaperone DnaK, with protein sequence MGKVVGIDLGTTNSCVAVMEGGKPTVIANAEGFRTTPSVVAYTKNQDQLVGQIAKRQAVMNPENTFYSAKRFVGRRVDEVNEESKEVSYGVEKSGSSVKLKCPVLDKQFSPEEVAAQVLRKLSEDAGKYLGENITQAVITVPAYFNDSQRQATKDAGKIAGLEVLRIINEPTAAALAYGLDKKSNERILVFDLGGGTFDVSVLEVGDGVFEVLSTSGDTHLGGDDFDKVIVDHLAATFKANEGIELRQDKQALQRLTEAAEKAKIELSNATQSEINLPFITATPEGPKHLDLTLTRAKFEELASKLIDRCRVPVEQALKDAKLSTGEIDEIVMVGGSTRMPAVKELVKRVTGKDPNQTVNPDEVVAVGAAIQGGVLAGEVKDILLLDVTPLSLGVETLGGVMTKMITRNTTVPTKKTETYSTAVDGQTNVEIHVLQGEREMASDNKSLGTFRLDGIPPSPRGVPQIEVTFDIDANGILSVTAKDKGSGKEQSISITGASTLSDNEVEKMVKDAESNASADKEKRDRIDIKNQAETLVYQTEKQLAELGDKVDSDAKTKVEDMRIKLKEATEKEDYEAMKNLVEDLQKELYSLGASVYQQANAAAQAAGGTTPDAANTSTEGNDDVIDAEFTESK
- a CDS encoding shikimate dehydrogenase, translating into MIEIAKESINGKTGLIGLLGSPVNHSLSPVIHNAALTALNLNWRYLAFPCNADDLELALKGLRRINCKGLNITIPHKNNALKLCDKIDQLAQEIGAVNTLIPGINNSWDGTNTDVKGFLAPLKEYQKLTGKAAVIIGSGGSAKAVVHALNLLNISEITIITRKKNSLEEFLKNINNVNNLSCNFHGLIADNSSIRDHINHADLIVNTTPVGMNGRSDSNNNTIPLGTKNWESLTPNTILYDLIYTPKPTEWLQLGVKYKCHIIDGLEMLIQQGAASLSLWSGIKEIPIKIMRKAAENSLNSKQVK
- a CDS encoding Tic20 family protein — translated: MIIPLWQRMISVFLYMLPWADAIKYGNDIFTNFPISQLLIYPALPVLIIEQALPIGNLLIFLLLFLGVARNEKISYFLRLNCMQSILMTLILIIFNYLMILFVQLTNSTYLLEILKELVFIGTLTTVIFTSTQCLRGLEANLPGISDAAKMQI
- the rpsF gene encoding 30S ribosomal protein S6 codes for the protein MTNPTYYETMYILRPDIPEDEVDGHLKKYSELLEKANVKIIDNQMRGKRRLAYTIGKNREGIYVQLSHIGDGKHVEILEKAMRLSEDVIRYLTVKQYGPIPTKRSTKTAEKEDDKSNENEDAKDKVIKKDENKEEKKVESKEEKKVESKEEKKEESNANPTDSNESKTSE
- a CDS encoding argininosuccinate synthase; the protein is MGNFRKVVLAYSGGVDTSACIPYLKNEYQVDEVIAFAADLGQGEELGPIREKALLAGASESLIEDLIEPFIKDFAFPAIKANALYEGQYPLSTALARPLIASRLVDIALKKNAGAVAHGCTAKGNDQVRFDLAIASLSPELKILTPARNWSMSREELITYGENFGIPAPVSKKSPYSIDLNLLGRSIEAGSLEDPFLAPNEDVFQITSSIENAPDTPEIIEISFQSGCPVSINGVDLDPVSIIRKANSLAGLHGFGRIDMIENRVVGIKSREIYETPGLSLLIKCHQEIESITLSADVLRTKVQLERQWADLVYQGFWFSPLKSALDAFINATQIDVNGTVKVKLYKGNATIIGRKSSSNSLYLSDISTYGSQDQFDHTSAEGFIYVWGLANRLWASVRRTK
- a CDS encoding DUF3134 family protein, with the protein product MSSLDTINPALTRYSRDEAAPVLPLREEPDLLSWLESSGRLIADESSALQEVSTVEEEELSALMGEKEDYKAEEEEVSEDDWED
- the mraY gene encoding phospho-N-acetylmuramoyl-pentapeptide-transferase, which produces MKFKKYIIKIPKLNFIDNNIYGSYFLIGIIFLTSLSIDILIKESLLFIPLLSSVIISSGVTQWAIPKLKKNKLCQIIREEGPKKHWQKSGTPSIGGLIIIPIGLIISNLATLNSIYKKELLTLTILILSFMFIGFLDDLQSISLKRNKGLSPMEKIYLQSIASIIFLIFIHSQKFVNSSISMLGDYSINFGIIFWPLALLTILAESNSSNLADGLDGLASGCGAILLTGLAIELTMRGNIENYDLAIFCISMAGAWLGFLIHNKKPAKIFMGDTGSLAMGATFAGVALLSNSLWTLFVMGGVFLAESLSVIFQVSIFKVTKKINGKGYRILRMSPLHHHFEQIGIKEIVIVQSFWLFSICFIFIGIMLRSNI
- a CDS encoding glycosyltransferase — translated: MSLKLLHLHLHGLIRSNNLELGRDADTGGQTLYVLELIKQLAASKEVQQVDLVTRQIFDRRISLDYSQKRERIVPGANILRIPFGPKRYLRKELLWPYLDQLVDELVDQLNQSKSKPDWIHAHYADAGYVGALVSTRLGIPFVFTGHSLGREKKRRLLESGMDHMQIENNYSISRRIEAEELALNKANLVVTSTSQEATYQYGRYRNFVSRQAKVIPPGVDLKRFYQPSESKNFSEIDNLFSNFLRNPNLPPLLTISRAVRRKNIPALVEAFGRSSILRKRHNLVLILGTRTDMRSLDKSQKEVFQQIFELVDKYELYGKVAYPKYHRRDQIASIYQWAAKKKGFFVNPALTEPFGLTLLEAAACGLPVIATDDGGPSEILSHCSNGVLVDSTDLDLLQKTLEEVGSNEFMWKQWSDNGLAGINSSFSWNSHVNKYLSLMSNQFKNSTYQSLAKVIPLSGMKAS